From Brevibacterium ihuae, the proteins below share one genomic window:
- a CDS encoding DEAD/DEAH box helicase, whose translation MTEIAAETIDVDEVETPPEQTFADLGVAEPIVAALADSGITTPFPIQALTLPVALTGADIIGQAKTGTGKTLGFGIPLLQRAVGPDEGAARIEGRAPQALVVVPTRELAQQVAEDLRTASTKRNLSIITIYGGKDFDPQIAALKSGVDVVVGTPGRLLDLYGRRVLRLDSVNTAVFDEADEMLDLGFLPDVERIVDALPAHRQTMLFSATMPGPVISLARRYMNRPTHIRAQDPDDHTKTAKNTTQYVYRAHAMDKSEMVARMLQAEGRGRTIIFARTKRTADRLAEELVDRGFTARPLHGDLNQQMRERALKAFRENKVDVLVATDVAARGIDIDDVTHVVNYQCPDDEKTYVHRIGRTGRAGQSGIAVTFVDWDDMPRWRLINKALDLDFDEPAETYSTSPHFFEDLRIPAGTKGRLRRRRPVAGQDGDAEASRGGRGRRRSGEGRGDSRRSGGGRTDSERASTRDGGAGEDRPRRRRRRTRGGKPQGRASRSEGGREG comes from the coding sequence ATGACAGAGATCGCAGCCGAGACCATCGACGTCGACGAGGTCGAGACCCCGCCGGAGCAGACGTTCGCCGACCTCGGCGTCGCAGAGCCCATCGTGGCCGCGCTCGCCGACTCCGGCATCACCACCCCCTTCCCGATCCAGGCGCTCACCCTGCCCGTGGCACTCACCGGGGCCGACATCATCGGCCAGGCGAAGACCGGGACCGGCAAGACCCTCGGGTTCGGCATCCCGCTGCTCCAGCGCGCCGTCGGGCCCGACGAGGGCGCCGCCCGGATCGAGGGCCGCGCCCCGCAGGCGCTCGTCGTCGTCCCCACCCGCGAGCTCGCCCAGCAGGTCGCGGAGGATCTGCGCACCGCCTCGACGAAGCGCAACCTCTCGATCATCACGATCTACGGCGGCAAGGACTTCGACCCGCAGATCGCCGCCCTCAAGTCCGGCGTCGACGTCGTCGTCGGCACCCCGGGCCGCCTGCTCGACCTCTACGGCCGCCGGGTGCTCCGCCTCGACTCGGTCAACACCGCGGTGTTCGACGAGGCCGACGAGATGCTCGATCTCGGCTTCCTCCCCGACGTCGAGCGGATCGTCGACGCGCTGCCCGCCCATCGCCAGACGATGCTCTTCTCGGCCACCATGCCCGGCCCGGTGATCTCACTCGCCCGGCGCTACATGAATCGTCCGACCCACATCCGCGCGCAGGACCCCGACGATCACACGAAGACCGCGAAGAACACCACCCAGTACGTGTACCGCGCGCATGCGATGGACAAGAGCGAGATGGTCGCCCGGATGCTCCAGGCCGAGGGGCGCGGCCGGACCATCATCTTCGCCCGCACGAAGCGCACCGCCGACCGGCTCGCCGAGGAGCTCGTCGACCGGGGGTTCACCGCCCGGCCGCTCCACGGCGATCTCAACCAGCAGATGCGCGAGCGGGCGCTCAAGGCCTTCCGGGAGAACAAGGTCGACGTGCTCGTCGCCACCGATGTCGCCGCGCGCGGCATCGACATCGACGACGTCACCCATGTCGTCAACTACCAGTGCCCCGACGACGAGAAGACCTACGTCCACCGCATCGGCCGCACCGGCCGCGCCGGCCAGTCCGGCATCGCGGTGACGTTCGTCGACTGGGACGACATGCCGCGCTGGCGCCTCATCAACAAGGCGCTCGACCTCGACTTCGACGAGCCGGCGGAGACCTATTCGACCTCCCCGCACTTCTTCGAGGACCTGCGGATCCCCGCGGGCACCAAGGGCCGGCTGCGCCGTCGCAGGCCGGTGGCCGGTCAGGACGGCGACGCCGAGGCGTCCCGCGGCGGACGCGGCCGACGCCGGTCCGGCGAGGGCCGCGGCGACAGCCGCCGCTCCGGCGGCGGACGCACCGACTCCGAGCGCGCATCAACGCGCGACGGCGGCGCGGGAGAGGATCGGCCCCGACGCCGGCGGCGCCGCACCCGCGGCGGCAAGCCGCAGGGCCGCGCCTCGCGCTCCGAGGGCGGTCGCGAAGGCTGA
- a CDS encoding PHP domain-containing protein, with protein sequence MAIDLHTHSRYSDGTQSPGELVAEAAQSGIAVLGLTDHDTTAGWYEAVAAARSAGIGLVRGMEISCRYEGISVHLLSYLHDPDAAELTATVTDARRARLVRTRTMVERLAEDYPVTWEGVLAHAGEEATIGRPHIADALVAAGVVEDRSAAFAGLLTTHSKYYVSLPTISPIEAIRMVREAGGVSVFAHPRASMRGRTVPDSGVRAMIEAGLDGLEVDHRDNPPSARVKLRDLAEDHDLLITGSSDYHGTGKPNRLAEHTTDPAMLERLAAAASGVPLIGG encoded by the coding sequence ATGGCGATCGACCTGCACACGCACTCGCGGTACTCCGACGGCACCCAGAGTCCCGGGGAGCTCGTCGCGGAGGCGGCGCAGAGCGGGATCGCCGTGCTCGGCCTCACCGACCACGACACCACGGCGGGGTGGTACGAGGCCGTCGCCGCGGCCCGGAGCGCGGGCATCGGCCTCGTGCGCGGGATGGAGATCTCGTGCCGCTACGAGGGCATCAGCGTGCATCTCCTCAGCTATCTCCACGACCCGGACGCCGCGGAGCTCACCGCGACGGTGACCGATGCGCGCCGCGCCCGCCTCGTGCGGACCCGGACGATGGTCGAGCGCCTCGCCGAGGACTATCCGGTGACCTGGGAGGGCGTGCTCGCCCACGCGGGCGAGGAGGCGACCATCGGGCGCCCCCACATCGCCGACGCACTCGTCGCCGCCGGGGTCGTGGAGGACCGCTCGGCGGCGTTCGCCGGCCTCCTCACCACGCACTCGAAGTACTACGTGTCGCTGCCGACGATCTCGCCGATCGAGGCGATCCGCATGGTCCGCGAGGCCGGCGGGGTCTCGGTGTTCGCCCATCCGCGGGCCTCGATGCGCGGGCGCACGGTGCCCGACTCCGGGGTGCGGGCGATGATCGAGGCGGGTCTCGACGGGCTCGAGGTCGACCATCGGGACAATCCGCCGAGCGCGCGCGTGAAGCTCCGCGACCTCGCGGAGGACCATGATCTCCTCATCACCGGGTCGAGCGACTACCACGGCACCGGCAAGCCGAACCGGCTCGCCGAGCACACGACCGATCCCGCGATGCTCGAGCGCCTCGCGGCCGCCGCCTCGGGCGTGCCGCTCATCGGGGGCTGA
- a CDS encoding aminopeptidase P family protein produces the protein MTTEESATGPTTPDQPLADRVNTRSRRPQSAAFRDFVASGWDRASAGDAQPLPAAAWTPARREALSRSFPGERLVIPAGGLKVRSNDTDYVFRAHSAFIHLTGLEQDSEPDSVLVLEPTEDGHEQTFYFRPRAGADTEEFFSDSRYGEYWVGPREDLATMEARTGIACADIREAPEAITKDLGSVSVRLLRGADTVIEAQIDTAREQVAADLEISLAGDDELAQFLSELRLIKDEYEIGEMRRAVDITRAGFDTVVASLPRAVAHARGERVIETAFAQAARSDGNGVGYDTIAAAGDHACTLHWIKNTGAVADGDLVLVDAGAEADSLYTADITRTLPVSGTFTEVQGRIYDAVLEAADAAFAVAAEHTRRPVVFAEVHDAAMRVIAHRLADFGLLPVSVDEALAPTGQQHRRWMVHGTSHHLGLDVHDCAQARADMYLGAELRPGMVFTIEPGLYFKAADLLVPEEYRGIGVRIEDDVLVTEDGVENLSAGFPRTRAEVEAWVQGAR, from the coding sequence ATGACGACCGAGGAATCAGCAACCGGCCCCACCACCCCCGACCAGCCGCTCGCGGACCGGGTGAACACCCGATCCCGGCGCCCGCAGTCGGCCGCGTTCCGCGATTTCGTCGCCTCCGGCTGGGACCGGGCGAGCGCCGGCGACGCGCAGCCGCTCCCCGCCGCCGCCTGGACCCCGGCGCGCCGTGAGGCGCTGTCCCGCAGCTTCCCCGGCGAGCGCCTCGTCATCCCGGCCGGCGGTCTCAAGGTCCGGTCGAACGACACCGACTACGTGTTCCGCGCCCACTCCGCCTTCATCCACCTCACCGGACTCGAACAGGACTCCGAGCCGGATTCGGTGCTCGTCCTCGAGCCCACCGAGGACGGGCACGAGCAGACCTTCTACTTCCGGCCGCGGGCCGGCGCCGACACCGAGGAGTTCTTCTCCGACTCCCGCTACGGCGAGTACTGGGTCGGGCCCCGCGAGGACCTCGCGACGATGGAGGCACGCACCGGGATCGCGTGCGCCGACATCCGCGAGGCGCCCGAGGCGATCACCAAGGATCTCGGCTCGGTCTCCGTGCGCCTGCTCCGCGGGGCCGACACGGTCATCGAGGCGCAGATCGACACCGCCCGGGAGCAGGTCGCCGCCGACCTCGAGATCTCCCTCGCCGGGGACGACGAGCTCGCCCAGTTCCTGTCCGAGCTGCGCCTCATCAAGGACGAGTACGAGATCGGCGAGATGCGCCGCGCCGTCGACATCACCCGCGCCGGGTTCGACACCGTGGTCGCGAGCCTCCCGCGCGCCGTCGCCCACGCCCGCGGCGAGCGGGTCATCGAGACCGCCTTCGCCCAGGCGGCCCGGTCCGACGGCAACGGCGTCGGCTACGACACCATCGCCGCCGCCGGCGACCACGCCTGCACGCTCCACTGGATCAAGAACACCGGGGCGGTGGCGGACGGCGATCTCGTCCTCGTCGACGCCGGCGCCGAGGCCGATTCCCTCTACACCGCCGACATCACCCGCACCCTGCCCGTGTCGGGCACCTTCACCGAGGTCCAGGGCAGGATCTACGACGCGGTCCTCGAAGCCGCCGACGCCGCGTTCGCCGTCGCCGCCGAGCACACCCGCCGACCGGTCGTGTTCGCCGAGGTCCACGACGCCGCGATGCGGGTCATCGCCCACCGCCTGGCGGACTTCGGACTGCTGCCGGTGAGCGTCGACGAGGCGCTCGCGCCCACGGGACAGCAGCACCGCCGCTGGATGGTCCACGGCACGAGCCACCACCTCGGGCTCGACGTCCACGACTGCGCGCAGGCCCGCGCCGACATGTACCTCGGCGCCGAGCTGCGGCCCGGCATGGTGTTCACCATCGAGCCCGGCCTCTACTTCAAGGCAGCGGACCTGCTCGTCCCGGAGGAGTACCGCGGCATCGGCGTGCGGATCGAGGACGACGTCCTCGTCACCGAGGACGGGGTCGAGAACCTCTCCGCCGGCTTCCCCCGCACCCGGGCCGAGGTCGAGGCCTGGGTGCAGGGCGCCCGATGA
- a CDS encoding P1 family peptidase, translating to MTAGPARSVLRRGRGVLEVPGVALGHAWHTGAGRLTGTTVIVPPPGSTAGVDVRGGGPATHETDALAPGTLVDGADAIVLTGGSAFGLATAHGVQRGLRADGRGFPAPGLPGVTVPIVPAAGIFDLGRGGEPCAPPDEADGHAAYRDARTDQPHLRGSLGAGTGAWTRRGLVRGGLGQAVVTTPSGHTVAALAVANPMGGVLDPAGRLHAASVLAVHGIEVPPAASAPRAGAQGSGNAAPGPADSARNTTIACIVTDVGLDPARTARLAQSAHAGLARAIHPSHTLFDGDTVFAVATGERREAIVDPLVLVELGVAAADALSAAIVDAVLCAEPDPVPGRVTAAGVPAPPALVESAPDTARAWRALA from the coding sequence ATGACCGCCGGGCCGGCCCGGAGCGTGCTCCGTCGCGGCCGGGGCGTCCTCGAGGTGCCCGGCGTCGCGCTCGGGCACGCGTGGCACACCGGTGCCGGCCGGCTCACCGGCACCACGGTGATCGTGCCGCCGCCCGGTTCGACCGCCGGCGTCGACGTGCGCGGCGGCGGACCGGCCACGCACGAGACCGATGCCCTCGCACCGGGCACCCTCGTCGACGGCGCCGATGCGATCGTCCTCACCGGCGGCAGCGCCTTCGGCCTCGCGACCGCCCACGGCGTGCAGCGCGGCCTCCGGGCCGACGGCCGCGGCTTCCCCGCCCCGGGACTGCCGGGGGTGACGGTGCCGATCGTGCCCGCGGCCGGGATCTTCGACCTCGGCCGCGGAGGGGAACCGTGCGCGCCGCCGGACGAGGCGGACGGCCACGCCGCCTACCGCGATGCCCGCACGGACCAGCCGCACCTGCGCGGCTCCCTCGGCGCCGGCACCGGGGCATGGACCAGGCGCGGCCTCGTGCGCGGCGGGCTCGGCCAGGCGGTCGTCACCACGCCGAGCGGCCACACCGTCGCCGCCCTCGCCGTCGCGAATCCGATGGGCGGCGTCCTCGACCCCGCCGGTCGCCTCCACGCCGCCTCGGTGCTCGCCGTCCACGGCATCGAGGTTCCCCCGGCCGCATCCGCTCCGCGCGCCGGCGCGCAGGGCTCCGGGAACGCCGCGCCCGGCCCCGCCGACAGCGCCCGCAACACGACGATCGCGTGCATCGTCACCGATGTCGGTCTCGACCCCGCGCGCACCGCCCGGCTCGCGCAGTCGGCCCATGCCGGACTCGCGCGCGCGATCCACCCCTCGCACACGCTGTTCGACGGCGACACGGTCTTCGCGGTGGCGACCGGTGAGAGGCGGGAAGCGATCGTCGACCCGCTCGTCCTCGTCGAGCTGGGCGTCGCCGCTGCCGACGCGCTCTCCGCCGCGATCGTCGACGCGGTGCTGTGCGCGGAGCCGGACCCCGTACCCGGCCGCGTCACCGCCGCCGGGGTGCCCGCTCCCCCGGCGCTCGTCGAATCGGCCCCGGACACCGCGCGCGCCTGGCGCGCACTCGCCTGA
- a CDS encoding general stress protein, whose protein sequence is MAKPRTELPTGEVLGTYRSHDEANAAVQHLAQHDFRVSALAIVGRDVRIVEEVTGILTWAAAAGRGALTGAWLGLFVGLLLALFGGDESLTSGALLPGIVIGVGFGMLWGIVLKAAGRKRSSVITRPQVMAGSYEIVCPPAVADEARAILARR, encoded by the coding sequence ATGGCGAAACCACGGACCGAGCTCCCCACGGGCGAGGTGCTCGGCACCTACCGCTCCCACGACGAGGCGAACGCCGCGGTACAGCATCTCGCGCAGCACGACTTCCGGGTGTCCGCGCTCGCGATCGTCGGGCGGGACGTCCGCATCGTCGAGGAGGTCACCGGAATACTCACCTGGGCGGCCGCGGCCGGGCGCGGAGCGCTCACCGGGGCATGGCTGGGACTGTTCGTCGGACTCCTCCTCGCGCTGTTCGGCGGCGACGAATCGCTGACCTCCGGCGCGCTCCTGCCCGGCATCGTCATCGGCGTGGGATTCGGCATGCTCTGGGGCATCGTCCTCAAGGCCGCGGGCCGGAAGAGGTCCTCGGTCATCACGCGGCCGCAGGTCATGGCCGGCAGCTACGAGATCGTGTGCCCGCCCGCCGTGGCCGACGAGGCCCGCGCCATCCTCGCCCGCCGCTGA
- a CDS encoding magnesium transporter MgtE N-terminal domain-containing protein, whose protein sequence is MSGSADRVFVARLASTAVFDPLGDQVGRVRDLVIVYRATMRQQPKAIGLVVEVPGRRRVFVPMGRVTSIAAGAVITTGLVNMRRFEQRRSETLVLGELLDRKLRLRSDGSAVQVEDVAIERQRNREWEVTRLFVRRVVDRPGAFGFRRRGETLQVDWTDVDHPVDSAVDQEATQLIAAYQDTKPADLADVLRELTPKRRLEVARELDDERLADVLEELPEETSIEIVSMLGMDRAADVLEAMDPDDAADLLGELSDEQAEVLLAAMEPEEAKDVRTLLSYDEDTAGGLMTTEPVILAPETTVAEALAHVRREDLDPALAAAVFVCRQPLEPPTGKYLGLVHIQALLREPPHVAVGTILDDEVEPLGTDAALGDVTRILAAYNLVSIPIADENDHLVGVVTVDDVLDKLLPEDWRRAPDDDIAAAAADDEIKEGTR, encoded by the coding sequence ATGAGTGGTTCAGCTGATCGTGTCTTCGTCGCCCGTCTGGCGTCCACCGCGGTCTTCGACCCGCTCGGGGATCAGGTGGGCCGCGTCCGCGACCTCGTCATCGTGTACCGCGCGACCATGCGCCAGCAGCCCAAGGCGATCGGCCTCGTCGTCGAGGTCCCCGGCCGGCGGCGCGTGTTCGTCCCGATGGGCCGCGTGACCTCGATCGCCGCGGGCGCCGTCATCACCACGGGTCTCGTCAACATGCGCCGCTTCGAGCAGCGCCGTTCGGAGACCCTCGTGCTCGGCGAGCTCCTCGACCGCAAGCTGCGTCTGCGCTCCGACGGCTCGGCCGTCCAGGTCGAGGACGTCGCGATCGAGCGGCAGCGCAACCGCGAATGGGAGGTCACCCGCCTGTTCGTCCGGCGCGTGGTCGACCGCCCCGGGGCCTTCGGATTCCGCCGGCGCGGGGAGACCCTGCAGGTCGACTGGACCGACGTCGACCACCCGGTCGACTCCGCGGTGGACCAGGAGGCGACCCAGCTCATCGCCGCCTATCAGGACACCAAGCCCGCCGACCTCGCCGACGTGCTCCGCGAGCTCACCCCCAAGCGCCGCCTCGAGGTGGCGCGCGAGCTCGACGACGAGCGCCTCGCCGACGTCCTCGAGGAGCTGCCCGAGGAGACGAGCATCGAGATCGTGTCGATGCTCGGCATGGACCGCGCCGCCGACGTCCTCGAGGCGATGGACCCCGACGATGCCGCCGACCTCCTCGGCGAGCTCTCCGACGAGCAGGCCGAGGTGCTGCTCGCCGCGATGGAGCCCGAGGAGGCGAAGGACGTCCGCACGCTGCTGTCCTACGACGAGGACACCGCCGGCGGTCTGATGACGACCGAGCCGGTCATCCTCGCCCCGGAGACCACGGTGGCCGAAGCGCTCGCCCACGTCCGGCGCGAGGACCTCGATCCCGCGCTCGCGGCGGCGGTCTTCGTGTGCCGCCAGCCGCTCGAGCCGCCCACCGGGAAGTACCTCGGGCTCGTCCACATCCAGGCGCTGCTCCGCGAACCGCCGCACGTGGCGGTCGGGACGATCCTCGACGACGAGGTCGAGCCGCTCGGCACGGACGCCGCGCTCGGGGACGTCACGCGCATCCTCGCGGCGTACAATCTGGTGTCGATCCCGATCGCCGACGAGAACGATCACCTCGTGGGGGTGGTCACCGTCGACGACGTGCTCGACAAGCTCCTGCCCGAGGACTGGCGCCGTGCGCCCGATGACGACATCGCCGCTGCGGCGGCCGACGACGAGATCAAGGAGGGGACGCGGTGA
- a CDS encoding DUF1003 domain-containing protein: MSRTDDDSLDEPRAKRRRLPSIGVSPESFGKASEAFARFMGTPQFLIGMTVFCFVWLAWNTLMPEPLQFDPRALNFTLLTLILSLQASYAAPLILLAENRSADRDRVEFENDRQRAERNLADTEFLTREVASLRIALREVATRDFIRSELRNLLEEMEETRAAERRAEHAEELRAVKKVAVKKAVKKAQATAQATAAQAARDAVQTAPENREDV, encoded by the coding sequence GTGAGCAGGACCGACGACGACTCGCTCGACGAACCGCGCGCCAAGCGGCGCCGGCTGCCGTCGATCGGCGTCTCCCCGGAATCGTTCGGGAAGGCGTCCGAGGCGTTCGCCCGCTTCATGGGCACGCCGCAGTTCCTCATCGGGATGACGGTGTTCTGCTTCGTCTGGCTCGCCTGGAACACGCTCATGCCCGAGCCGCTCCAGTTCGACCCCCGAGCGCTCAACTTCACCCTGCTCACCCTCATCCTGTCGCTCCAGGCGTCCTACGCCGCACCGCTCATCCTGCTCGCGGAGAACCGCAGCGCCGACCGCGACCGGGTGGAGTTCGAGAACGACCGGCAGCGCGCCGAGCGCAATCTCGCCGACACCGAGTTCCTCACCCGTGAGGTCGCCAGCCTCCGGATCGCCCTGCGCGAGGTCGCCACCCGCGACTTCATCCGCTCCGAGCTGCGCAACCTCCTCGAGGAGATGGAGGAGACGCGGGCGGCCGAGCGCCGCGCGGAGCACGCCGAGGAGCTCCGGGCGGTGAAGAAGGTCGCCGTGAAGAAGGCGGTCAAGAAGGCGCAGGCGACCGCCCAGGCCACCGCGGCGCAGGCCGCCCGCGACGCCGTACAGACCGCACCCGAGAACCGAGAGGACGTCTAG
- a CDS encoding Mrp/NBP35 family ATP-binding protein — protein sequence MPAPTLDQIRSALETVLDPEIKRNIVELDMVDDVEIDDAGHVTVTVLLTVAGCPLKDTITRDTENAVGALDGVSGVTVRLGVMTPEQRQAMREKLQGAGQSREIPFNAPGSLTRIYAIASGKGGVGKSSVTANLAASMAASGLRVGVVDADIYGFSIPGMLGVSGNPTRVDDMIIPQVAHDVKVMSIGMFVPPNQPVVWRGPMLHRALQQFLTDVFWGDLDVLLLDLPPGTGDIAISVAQLLPGSELIVVTTPQQAAAQVAERAGAVAVQTRQRVAGVIENMSWLELPDGSRMDVFGSGGGEQVAENLTRTVGARVPLLGRIPLDTEVRSGADAGRPAVLASPDAPASVALRSIAAQLTSRSRGLAGRSLGLSPV from the coding sequence ATGCCAGCACCCACCCTGGACCAGATCCGCAGTGCGCTCGAGACCGTGCTCGACCCGGAGATCAAGCGCAACATCGTCGAGCTCGACATGGTCGACGACGTCGAGATCGACGATGCCGGCCACGTCACCGTGACCGTGCTCCTCACCGTCGCCGGCTGTCCGCTCAAGGACACCATCACCCGCGACACCGAGAACGCCGTCGGGGCCCTCGACGGGGTCAGCGGGGTCACCGTCAGGCTCGGCGTGATGACGCCCGAGCAGCGTCAGGCCATGCGTGAGAAGCTCCAGGGCGCCGGCCAGTCGCGCGAGATTCCGTTCAACGCACCCGGCTCGCTCACCCGGATCTACGCGATCGCCTCCGGCAAGGGCGGCGTCGGCAAGTCCTCGGTGACGGCGAACCTCGCGGCCTCGATGGCCGCCTCCGGTCTGCGGGTGGGGGTCGTCGATGCGGACATCTACGGCTTCTCGATCCCCGGCATGCTCGGGGTCTCCGGCAACCCCACGCGCGTCGACGACATGATCATCCCGCAGGTCGCCCATGACGTGAAGGTCATGAGCATCGGGATGTTCGTCCCGCCGAACCAGCCGGTGGTGTGGCGCGGACCGATGCTCCACCGGGCGCTCCAGCAGTTCCTCACCGACGTGTTCTGGGGCGATCTCGACGTCCTCCTCCTCGACCTGCCCCCGGGCACCGGCGACATCGCGATCTCCGTCGCCCAGCTCCTGCCCGGTTCGGAGCTCATCGTCGTCACCACCCCGCAGCAGGCGGCCGCGCAGGTCGCCGAGCGCGCCGGGGCGGTCGCGGTGCAGACCCGTCAGCGGGTCGCCGGCGTCATCGAGAACATGTCGTGGCTCGAGCTGCCCGACGGCTCGCGGATGGACGTGTTCGGCTCCGGCGGCGGAGAGCAGGTCGCGGAGAACCTCACGCGGACCGTCGGCGCGCGCGTGCCGCTGCTCGGACGGATCCCGCTCGACACCGAGGTGCGCTCGGGCGCCGATGCCGGCCGCCCGGCCGTGCTCGCCTCGCCGGACGCCCCGGCCTCGGTGGCGCTGCGATCGATCGCCGCCCAGCTGACGTCCCGCTCCCGCGGTCTCGCAGGGCGCTCTCTCGGCCTGTCCCCGGTCTGA
- a CDS encoding twin-arginine translocase TatA/TatE family subunit: MFGINGTEMIILIVVVLLVVGPKRLPEYAQQLRDLVKTVKRRADEAKADVKRDLGDDFSDVDWRKLDPRQYDPRRIVREALMEEEADTRARQFSAGAAAVAGAGAAGAVGAAPTAQAGPLERFQEQAGLRDRTVAAPFDPEAT, encoded by the coding sequence ATGTTCGGCATCAATGGCACCGAGATGATCATCCTCATCGTCGTGGTGCTCCTCGTCGTCGGACCCAAGCGCCTGCCCGAGTACGCGCAGCAGCTGCGCGATCTCGTCAAGACCGTCAAGCGCCGGGCCGATGAGGCGAAGGCCGACGTCAAGCGCGACCTCGGGGACGACTTCTCCGACGTCGACTGGCGCAAGCTCGATCCCCGGCAGTACGACCCGCGCCGCATCGTCCGCGAGGCCCTCATGGAGGAGGAGGCGGACACCCGCGCCCGGCAGTTCTCCGCCGGAGCCGCCGCAGTCGCCGGGGCCGGGGCCGCAGGGGCCGTCGGCGCCGCGCCCACCGCGCAGGCAGGGCCGCTCGAGCGGTTCCAGGAGCAGGCGGGTCTGCGCGACCGCACGGTCGCGGCGCCCTTCGATCCCGAGGCGACCTGA
- a CDS encoding MGMT family protein — protein MDERTIELVLRAAECVPPGRVTSYGAIARVTGTSARLVGRVMAVHGAFVPWWRVTNVRGALPAGITRRAEAHWDAEEIPHAAGRARIAEAGVDEHRLRAAWESATRDLRRPGEPG, from the coding sequence ATGGACGAGCGCACGATCGAGCTCGTGCTCCGCGCCGCGGAGTGCGTTCCGCCCGGCCGGGTCACCTCGTACGGGGCGATCGCGCGGGTGACGGGAACCTCGGCCCGCCTCGTCGGCCGGGTGATGGCCGTGCACGGCGCGTTCGTCCCGTGGTGGCGGGTGACCAACGTGCGCGGGGCGCTTCCCGCGGGCATCACGCGGCGGGCCGAGGCGCACTGGGACGCGGAGGAGATCCCGCACGCCGCGGGGCGGGCCCGCATCGCCGAGGCGGGGGTCGACGAGCACCGGCTGCGAGCCGCATGGGAGTCGGCGACCCGGGATCTCCGGCGACCCGGAGAACCGGGTTAG
- a CDS encoding O-methyltransferase, with the protein MAHDRAIDAHYADRFNPSDPVMDAARTISAEYATIPVSTTTAGTLTLLARLARPASAIEVGTGTGVSTLALLRGMPAAGILTSIDIDSDKQAVARDLIGVARIRPHRVRMIQGRGEDALARLAAGAYDLVLLDAEPLTYDRLVPLAIERLSPGGLLVINNALLGGAVAKPANRAPRTQVVRRMLDSVAERTDVERLLLPVDDGLLVLTRI; encoded by the coding sequence ATGGCGCACGACCGGGCGATCGACGCCCACTACGCCGACCGGTTCAACCCCTCGGACCCGGTGATGGACGCCGCGCGCACGATCTCCGCCGAGTACGCGACGATCCCGGTGTCGACGACGACGGCCGGGACGCTCACCCTGCTCGCCCGGCTCGCCCGGCCCGCGAGCGCGATCGAGGTCGGCACCGGCACCGGCGTCTCGACCCTCGCGCTCCTGCGCGGCATGCCCGCCGCGGGGATCCTCACGAGCATCGACATCGACTCCGACAAGCAGGCGGTGGCGCGCGACCTCATCGGCGTCGCCCGGATCCGCCCGCACCGGGTGCGGATGATCCAGGGCCGCGGCGAGGACGCCCTCGCGCGCCTCGCAGCCGGTGCCTACGACCTCGTCCTCCTCGACGCCGAACCCCTGACCTACGACCGGCTCGTGCCGCTCGCGATCGAGCGGCTGTCCCCCGGCGGCCTCCTCGTCATCAACAACGCCCTGCTCGGCGGCGCGGTGGCGAAGCCGGCGAACCGCGCCCCGCGCACCCAGGTGGTGCGCCGGATGCTCGATTCGGTCGCCGAGCGCACCGACGTCGAGCGCCTGCTCCTCCCCGTCGACGACGGTCTCCTCGTCCTCACCCGGATCTGA
- a CDS encoding DUF3117 domain-containing protein gives MAAQKPRTGDGPLEVTKEGRGYVVRLPVEGGGRLVIEVSRDEATNLQDTLAEALAQ, from the coding sequence ATGGCAGCTCAGAAACCGCGCACCGGTGACGGACCCCTCGAAGTGACCAAGGAAGGTCGCGGCTACGTCGTCCGCCTGCCCGTCGAGGGCGGCGGCCGTCTCGTCATCGAGGTGAGCAGGGACGAGGCCACGAATCTTCAGGACACCCTGGCCGAGGCGCTCGCCCAGTGA
- a CDS encoding DivIVA domain-containing protein — MPVWIVLGVCAAVFFMAVAVAGAFNLFDGGMPAEGDQRPRRLLRSDFTVDDLSRVAFSPAVRGYRMDEVDAVMSEMSHRIRLQEDRIAVLESRLPAADG; from the coding sequence ATGCCAGTGTGGATCGTTCTCGGAGTCTGTGCCGCAGTCTTCTTCATGGCCGTCGCCGTCGCGGGTGCCTTCAACCTGTTCGACGGCGGGATGCCCGCCGAGGGCGACCAGCGTCCCCGGCGCCTGCTCCGGTCCGACTTCACCGTCGACGATCTCTCCCGCGTCGCCTTCAGCCCCGCCGTGCGCGGCTACCGGATGGACGAGGTCGACGCGGTGATGAGCGAGATGAGCCATCGCATCCGTCTCCAGGAGGACCGCATCGCCGTCCTCGAGAGCCGACTGCCCGCAGCCGACGGATGA